A region of Nocardioides sp. JS614 DNA encodes the following proteins:
- a CDS encoding MBL fold metallo-hydrolase, producing MRITKFGHACVRVEHAGTTVVLDPGVFTDPAALDGADAVLITHEHADHYLPDHLLATDAPVFTIEAVAAHVREDVPAVAERLTVVAPGETFDVGVPVRAVGELHAVIHPEFPRFFNSGYVLTLGDRKVYHPGDALTEPGEDVDVLLVPVSGPWLKASEAIDFARAVRAPRNLAIHDRVYSEAGLGIIDGHMDKFLPKEGLEYVRRPDGHDL from the coding sequence ATGAGGATCACGAAGTTCGGCCACGCCTGCGTCCGGGTCGAGCACGCCGGCACGACGGTCGTCCTCGACCCCGGCGTGTTCACCGACCCCGCCGCCCTGGACGGGGCGGATGCGGTGCTGATCACCCACGAGCACGCCGACCACTACCTGCCCGACCACCTGCTCGCCACCGACGCTCCGGTGTTCACGATCGAGGCCGTGGCGGCCCACGTCCGCGAGGACGTCCCGGCGGTGGCCGAGCGGCTCACCGTCGTCGCCCCCGGCGAGACCTTCGACGTCGGCGTCCCGGTGCGCGCCGTCGGGGAGCTGCACGCGGTGATCCACCCGGAGTTCCCGCGGTTCTTCAACAGCGGCTACGTGCTCACCCTCGGGGACCGCAAGGTGTACCACCCTGGCGACGCCCTGACCGAGCCCGGCGAGGACGTCGACGTGCTGCTGGTGCCCGTGTCCGGGCCGTGGCTGAAGGCGTCCGAGGCGATCGACTTCGCCCGGGCCGTGAGGGCGCCGCGCAACCTGGCCATCCACGACCGGGTCTACAGCGAGGCCGGCCTCGGCATCATCGACGGGCACATGGACAAGTTCCTCCCGAAGGAGGGCCTGGAGTACGTCCGGCGCCCCGACGGCCACGACCTGTAG
- a CDS encoding peptidoglycan-binding protein — MLLARRLLLLVAVAALLCAAAFVAGDALDGGSSARPAASGAGAASTDQPATTDPTAAPSSSDPTATPGSSPTDAPAPTAADEPTRQPTHLPTRQPTLVPGPRLLGPGDQGDEVRDLQARLKQIYWFNTDVTGVYGDVTATAVRGFQAKREIPVTGEVDQRTLDRLRAMTSTPTGAELHNRGNTPGALDARCRTGRVLCIDKTSSTLRWVVDGTVRQTLDVRFGASTTPTREGVFHVYLKDADHVSRLYGSAMPYSMFFSGGQAVHYSSDFAAVGYAGASHGCVNVRDYDALGLLYGQVRVGDTVVVYWS, encoded by the coding sequence ATGTTGCTCGCGCGTCGCCTGCTGCTCCTCGTCGCGGTGGCCGCGCTGCTGTGCGCCGCAGCCTTCGTGGCCGGGGACGCGCTGGACGGCGGCTCCTCGGCGCGACCCGCCGCCTCCGGGGCCGGCGCCGCGTCCACCGACCAGCCGGCGACCACCGATCCGACCGCGGCGCCGAGCTCCTCCGACCCCACCGCGACACCCGGCAGCAGCCCCACCGACGCTCCCGCCCCCACGGCCGCCGACGAACCGACCCGGCAGCCCACCCACCTGCCCACCCGCCAGCCCACGCTCGTACCGGGCCCGCGCCTGCTGGGCCCGGGCGACCAGGGCGACGAGGTCCGCGACCTGCAGGCCCGCCTCAAGCAGATCTACTGGTTCAACACCGACGTCACCGGCGTCTACGGCGACGTCACCGCCACCGCCGTACGCGGCTTCCAGGCCAAGCGGGAGATCCCGGTCACCGGCGAGGTCGACCAGCGCACCCTGGACCGGCTCCGCGCGATGACGAGCACCCCGACCGGCGCCGAGCTGCACAACCGCGGCAACACGCCGGGCGCCCTCGATGCGCGCTGCCGGACCGGTCGGGTGCTCTGCATCGACAAGACCAGCTCGACCCTGCGCTGGGTGGTCGACGGGACGGTGCGACAGACCCTGGACGTCCGGTTCGGCGCGTCGACGACCCCGACGCGGGAGGGTGTCTTCCACGTGTACCTGAAGGACGCCGACCACGTCTCGCGGCTCTACGGCTCGGCGATGCCGTACTCGATGTTCTTCTCCGGCGGCCAGGCGGTGCACTACTCGTCGGACTTCGCCGCCGTCGGGTACGCCGGCGCCTCGCACGGCTGCGTCAACGTGCGCGACTACGACGCGCTCGGCCTGCTCTACGGGCAGGTCCGCGTGGGCGACACGGTCGTCGTGTACTGGTCCTGA
- a CDS encoding NuoB/complex I 20 kDa subunit family protein, whose amino-acid sequence MGIEEKLPSGVLLSTVEGLAGYMRKASFWPASFGLACCAIEMMTSGGPKHDLGRFGMEVFRASPRQADVMIVAGRVSQKMAPVLRQIYDQMPEPKWVLAMGVCASSGGMFNNYAVVQGVDHVVPVDMYLPGCPPRPQMLIDAILKLHDKVQHTKMGAHRAAEIEELETAALRALPTSEMKGQLR is encoded by the coding sequence ATGGGAATTGAGGAGAAGCTCCCGAGCGGGGTGCTGCTCTCGACCGTCGAGGGCCTGGCGGGCTACATGCGCAAGGCCTCGTTCTGGCCGGCGTCCTTCGGCCTCGCCTGCTGCGCGATCGAGATGATGACCAGTGGCGGCCCCAAGCACGACCTGGGCCGCTTCGGCATGGAGGTGTTCCGGGCCAGCCCCCGCCAGGCCGACGTGATGATCGTCGCCGGCCGGGTGAGCCAGAAGATGGCCCCGGTGCTGCGCCAGATCTACGACCAGATGCCCGAGCCCAAGTGGGTGCTGGCGATGGGTGTGTGCGCCAGCAGCGGCGGCATGTTCAACAACTACGCGGTCGTGCAGGGCGTCGACCACGTCGTCCCGGTCGACATGTACCTCCCCGGTTGCCCACCCCGGCCGCAGATGCTCATCGACGCGATCTTGAAGCTGCACGACAAGGTCCAGCACACCAAGATGGGCGCCCACCGCGCGGCCGAGATCGAGGAGCTCGAGACGGCGGCGCTGCGCGCGCTCCCCACCTCCGAGATGAAGGGCCAGCTGCGGTGA
- a CDS encoding GNAT family N-acetyltransferase — protein MTAPAPDVRLRAAVPADAAACAAMHAACWREAYAPYVDAALLEQRVTDLDRWVAAWTKHLVDGPPRVLAEAGGEPVGFAVVGPSRDDDGATPQELYAIYVRAAWWGTGLGQALWDAVRPDAACSLWVLEDNARAQAFYRRNGFVPDGAREHYAGLDTCEIRMVRPTNP, from the coding sequence GTGACCGCGCCCGCCCCCGACGTCCGGCTCCGCGCGGCGGTGCCGGCCGACGCCGCCGCGTGCGCCGCGATGCACGCCGCCTGCTGGCGCGAGGCTTACGCGCCGTACGTCGACGCCGCGCTGCTCGAGCAGCGGGTCACGGACCTGGACCGCTGGGTGGCGGCCTGGACCAAGCACCTCGTCGACGGCCCGCCACGGGTGCTGGCCGAGGCGGGCGGCGAGCCGGTCGGGTTCGCCGTCGTCGGGCCGAGCCGCGACGACGACGGCGCCACGCCCCAGGAGCTGTACGCGATCTACGTGCGCGCCGCGTGGTGGGGCACCGGGCTCGGCCAGGCGCTCTGGGACGCGGTCCGGCCCGACGCCGCCTGCTCGCTGTGGGTCCTCGAGGACAACGCCCGGGCGCAGGCGTTCTACCGCCGCAACGGGTTCGTCCCGGACGGAGCCCGCGAGCACTACGCCGGCCTCGACACCTGCGAGATCCGGATGGTGCGCCCGACCAACCCGTGA
- a CDS encoding demethylmenaquinone methyltransferase: protein MVRAELDKQPSDVRRMFDAVARRYDVTNDVLSMGQDRRWRRAVIAAVDPQPGERVLDLAAGTGTSSQPFADRGASVVPCDFSLGMLRVGKSALPHLPFTAGDGTRLPFADATFDAVTISFGLRNIVDPLSGLRELHRVTRPGGRLVVCEFSHPTFAPFRTVYLEYLMRALPSIARAVSSAPDAYVYLAESIRAWPDQEGLAAMVAEAGWRAPAWRNLSGGIVALHRATR from the coding sequence GTGGTCCGTGCCGAGCTCGACAAGCAGCCCTCCGACGTCCGTCGCATGTTCGATGCGGTCGCCCGGCGCTACGACGTCACCAACGACGTGCTCTCGATGGGGCAGGACCGCCGCTGGCGCAGGGCCGTCATCGCGGCCGTCGACCCGCAGCCCGGCGAGCGGGTCCTCGACCTCGCGGCGGGCACCGGTACGTCGAGCCAGCCGTTCGCCGACCGCGGCGCGAGCGTGGTGCCGTGCGACTTCTCGCTCGGCATGCTGCGGGTCGGCAAGTCGGCGCTGCCGCACCTGCCGTTCACGGCCGGTGACGGCACCCGGCTGCCGTTCGCCGACGCGACCTTCGACGCGGTCACCATCTCCTTCGGGCTGCGCAACATCGTCGACCCGCTTTCCGGCCTGCGCGAGCTGCACCGGGTGACCCGGCCCGGTGGCCGGCTGGTCGTGTGCGAGTTCAGCCATCCGACGTTCGCGCCGTTCCGCACCGTCTACCTCGAGTACCTGATGCGGGCCCTGCCGTCGATCGCCCGCGCCGTCTCCTCCGCACCGGACGCCTACGTCTACCTCGCCGAGTCGATCCGTGCCTGGCCCGACCAGGAGGGCCTGGCCGCGATGGTCGCCGAGGCGGGCTGGCGGGCTCCGGCCTGGCGCAACCTCTCCGGCGGCATCGTCGCCCTGCACCGCGCCACCCGGTAG
- a CDS encoding isochorismate synthase translates to MTSSPTPGDPPPAPADALVVRTVRLDLDQAASLLDLVPADRPVTWLRRGDGLVGWGVAAQVRTSGATRFADAVKWWSETIARADVHDDVNEPGTGLVSFGSFAFADDPGDSILVLPRVVVGRRGDVTWLTTVGEVGPPLGPVERPAAPAAVSFADGALNGEQWMSVVADAVARINAGDLEKVVLARDLVATASDPVDVRWPLGRLGETYPMCWTFHVDGMFGATPEMLVRRERGLVTSRVLAGTIRRTGDHERDLALAATLAHSSKDLEEHEYAVRSVADALEPHCSSMNVPEAPFVLHLPNVMHLATDVAGVVHDAATVSSLQLAEALHPSAAVGGTPTPVATALIADIEGMDRDRYAGPVGWMDASGDGEWGIALRSARLEGRTVRLFAGCGIVADSDPAAELAEAQAKFVPVRDALTAS, encoded by the coding sequence GTGACGAGCAGCCCCACACCCGGCGATCCGCCGCCGGCCCCGGCGGACGCGCTCGTCGTCCGCACGGTCCGCCTCGATCTCGACCAGGCGGCGAGCCTGCTGGACCTGGTCCCGGCCGACCGGCCGGTCACCTGGTTGCGGCGGGGCGACGGCCTGGTCGGTTGGGGCGTCGCCGCCCAGGTGCGCACCAGCGGGGCCACCCGGTTCGCCGACGCCGTGAAGTGGTGGAGCGAGACCATCGCTCGGGCGGACGTGCACGACGACGTCAACGAGCCTGGCACCGGCCTCGTGTCGTTCGGGTCGTTCGCGTTCGCCGACGACCCGGGCGACTCGATCCTGGTCCTCCCCCGCGTGGTCGTCGGACGCCGCGGCGACGTCACGTGGCTCACCACGGTCGGCGAGGTCGGACCCCCGCTCGGGCCGGTGGAGCGTCCAGCGGCCCCGGCCGCGGTCAGCTTCGCCGACGGCGCGCTGAACGGCGAGCAGTGGATGTCCGTGGTCGCCGACGCCGTGGCACGGATCAACGCCGGCGACCTGGAGAAGGTCGTGCTCGCTCGGGACCTGGTCGCCACGGCGAGCGACCCGGTCGACGTACGCTGGCCGTTGGGCCGGCTCGGCGAGACCTATCCGATGTGCTGGACGTTCCACGTCGACGGCATGTTCGGGGCGACCCCGGAGATGCTGGTGCGCCGCGAGCGCGGCCTGGTGACCTCGCGGGTGCTGGCCGGCACCATCCGCCGCACCGGCGACCACGAGCGCGACCTGGCCCTGGCCGCGACCCTGGCCCATTCCTCCAAGGACCTCGAGGAGCACGAGTACGCCGTCCGCTCGGTCGCCGACGCGCTCGAGCCGCACTGCTCGTCGATGAACGTGCCCGAGGCTCCGTTCGTGCTGCACCTGCCGAACGTCATGCACCTGGCGACCGACGTGGCCGGCGTGGTCCATGACGCGGCCACCGTGTCCTCGCTCCAGCTCGCCGAGGCGCTGCACCCGTCGGCCGCCGTCGGCGGCACGCCGACCCCGGTCGCGACCGCGTTGATCGCGGACATCGAGGGCATGGACCGCGACCGCTACGCCGGGCCGGTCGGGTGGATGGACGCCTCCGGCGACGGCGAGTGGGGCATCGCCCTGCGCTCCGCCCGTCTCGAGGGCCGCACCGTCCGGCTGTTCGCCGGCTGCGGCATCGTCGCCGACTCCGACCCAGCCGCGGAGCTCGCCGAGGCCCAGGCCAAGTTCGTCCCGGTCCGCGACGCGCTCACCGCGTCCTGA
- a CDS encoding LysE family transporter, translating into MLEVVLSGLVTGWAIAIPIGAVGAFLVTLSARTSFRVGGAGALGVATVDGGYAALAVVAGSAIAAALEPVSRALSIASGLVLLGVAGLTAAHALRSAGRVREVPSLRPRTAYAMFLGITAVNPTTVVYFAAVVLGNQGLVAGPAEGVVFVLAAFLASASWQLLLAGGGAALGRIATGHRAHLVTGLVSAVVVAGLAVHTMLA; encoded by the coding sequence GTGCTCGAGGTGGTCCTCTCCGGTCTCGTCACCGGCTGGGCGATCGCCATCCCGATCGGCGCCGTCGGGGCGTTCCTCGTCACGCTCTCGGCGCGCACCTCGTTCCGCGTCGGCGGGGCGGGTGCGCTCGGGGTGGCGACCGTCGACGGCGGGTACGCCGCGCTCGCGGTCGTCGCGGGAAGCGCGATCGCGGCCGCGCTGGAGCCGGTCAGCCGGGCGCTGAGCATCGCGAGCGGCCTGGTGCTGCTCGGCGTCGCCGGTCTGACCGCTGCCCACGCCCTCCGGTCCGCCGGCCGGGTGCGCGAGGTCCCATCGCTGCGGCCGCGGACGGCGTACGCGATGTTCCTCGGCATCACGGCGGTGAACCCGACGACCGTCGTGTACTTCGCCGCCGTCGTCCTCGGCAACCAGGGCCTCGTCGCCGGACCGGCCGAGGGCGTGGTGTTCGTGCTCGCGGCGTTCCTCGCCAGTGCGTCCTGGCAGCTGCTGCTCGCCGGCGGGGGCGCCGCCCTCGGCCGGATCGCGACCGGCCACCGGGCCCACCTCGTCACCGGCCTGGTTTCGGCGGTGGTCGTCGCCGGGCTCGCCGTCCATACGATGCTCGCGTGA
- the nuoF gene encoding NADH-quinone oxidoreductase subunit NuoF, giving the protein MTDVLTPVLTDNWDQERSWTLAAYESRGGYRAVDTAFAMEPDAVIDAVKESGLRGRGGAGFPTGMKWGFIPQDNPRPKYLVVNADESEPGTCKDIPLMMASPHTLVEGVIISSYAIRANKAFIYIRGEVLHVIRRVQRAVQEAYAAGHLGTNIHGSGFDLDVVVHAGAGAYICGEETALLEGLEGRRGQPRLRPPFPAVAGLYASPTVINNVESISSVPSIIGRGHAWFASMGTEKSKGVGIFSLSGHVKRPGQYEAPLGITLRTLIDLAGGIREGHELKFWTPGGSSTPLLTAEHLDVPLDFEGVGSAGSMLGTRALQIFDDSVCVVRAVLRWSEFYKHESCGKCTPCREGTWWLVQVLTALEKGDGTEEDLDLLLDQCDNILGRSFCALADGATSPIVSSIQFFRDEYVAHLTHGGCPFDPAAATLFATAGAQA; this is encoded by the coding sequence GTGACCGACGTGCTCACTCCCGTCCTCACCGACAACTGGGACCAGGAGCGCTCCTGGACCCTGGCCGCCTACGAGTCACGCGGCGGCTACCGCGCCGTCGACACCGCGTTCGCGATGGAGCCCGACGCGGTCATCGACGCGGTGAAGGAGTCCGGGCTGCGCGGCCGCGGGGGCGCGGGCTTCCCGACCGGCATGAAGTGGGGCTTCATCCCGCAGGACAACCCCCGACCGAAGTACCTCGTCGTCAACGCCGACGAGTCCGAGCCGGGCACCTGCAAGGACATCCCGTTGATGATGGCCAGCCCGCACACGCTCGTCGAGGGCGTGATCATCAGCTCCTACGCGATCCGCGCCAACAAGGCGTTCATCTACATCCGCGGCGAGGTCCTTCACGTGATCCGCCGCGTGCAGCGCGCGGTCCAGGAGGCGTACGCCGCCGGCCACCTCGGCACGAACATCCACGGCTCCGGTTTCGACCTGGACGTTGTCGTTCATGCGGGTGCGGGTGCCTACATCTGCGGCGAGGAGACGGCGCTGCTCGAGGGCCTCGAGGGCCGCCGCGGCCAGCCCCGGCTCCGCCCGCCCTTCCCCGCTGTCGCCGGCCTCTACGCGAGCCCGACCGTCATCAACAACGTCGAGTCGATCTCCTCGGTGCCGAGCATCATCGGCCGGGGACACGCCTGGTTCGCCTCCATGGGCACCGAGAAGTCCAAGGGTGTCGGCATCTTCTCGCTCTCCGGGCACGTCAAGCGGCCCGGCCAGTACGAAGCCCCGCTGGGCATCACCCTGCGGACCCTCATCGACTTGGCCGGCGGCATCCGTGAGGGCCACGAGCTGAAGTTCTGGACCCCCGGCGGGTCGAGCACGCCGCTGCTGACCGCCGAGCACCTCGACGTGCCCCTCGACTTCGAGGGCGTCGGGTCGGCCGGCTCGATGCTCGGCACCCGCGCGCTGCAGATCTTCGACGACTCGGTCTGCGTGGTCCGCGCCGTGCTGCGCTGGTCGGAGTTCTACAAGCACGAGTCCTGTGGCAAGTGCACCCCGTGCCGCGAGGGCACCTGGTGGCTGGTCCAGGTGCTCACCGCGCTCGAGAAGGGCGACGGGACCGAGGAGGACCTCGACCTGTTGCTGGACCAGTGCGACAACATCCTGGGCCGGTCGTTCTGCGCCCTGGCAGACGGCGCCACCAGCCCGATCGTCAGCTCGATCCAGTTCTTCCGCGACGAGTACGTCGCCCACCTCACCCATGGCGGCTGTCCGTTCGACCCGGCGGCGGCCACCCTCTTCGCGACAGCCGGAGCCCAGGCATGA
- the nuoE gene encoding NADH-quinone oxidoreductase subunit NuoE has product MSLTQETYGELQEIAARYPEPRSGLLPMLHLVQSAEGRITPEGIEACADLLGVTAAEVSGVATFYTMYKRRPVGDYHVGVCTNTLCAVMGGDAIFDRLKSDLGVGNDETTEDGKITLEHIECNAACDYAPVMMVNWEFMDNMTPDTAARIIDDLRAGNEVHSTRGPRIVTWREAERVLAGFPDDLADEGPAAGRASLVGLGLARERGWAAPSSEQGPAAHDVPEEPAQVEQAAADASPPPSEAATVEKESGTSETAAEKGDAQ; this is encoded by the coding sequence ATGAGCTTGACCCAGGAGACGTACGGCGAGCTGCAGGAGATCGCCGCCCGCTACCCGGAGCCCCGCTCCGGCCTGCTGCCGATGCTCCACCTCGTCCAGTCCGCGGAGGGCCGGATCACGCCGGAGGGCATCGAGGCGTGTGCCGACCTGCTCGGCGTCACCGCAGCCGAGGTCAGCGGCGTCGCGACGTTCTACACCATGTACAAGCGCCGCCCGGTCGGCGACTACCACGTCGGCGTGTGCACCAACACGCTGTGCGCGGTGATGGGCGGCGACGCGATCTTCGACCGGCTCAAGAGCGACCTGGGCGTCGGCAACGACGAGACGACCGAGGACGGCAAGATCACCCTCGAGCACATCGAGTGCAACGCGGCCTGCGACTACGCCCCTGTGATGATGGTCAACTGGGAGTTCATGGACAACATGACCCCGGACACCGCCGCCCGGATCATCGACGACCTGCGCGCCGGCAACGAGGTCCACTCGACCCGCGGCCCGCGGATCGTCACCTGGCGCGAGGCCGAGCGGGTCCTCGCCGGCTTCCCCGACGACCTCGCCGACGAGGGACCCGCGGCCGGGCGGGCCTCGCTGGTCGGTCTCGGCCTGGCCCGCGAGCGCGGCTGGGCCGCTCCCTCCTCCGAGCAGGGTCCGGCCGCACACGACGTACCCGAGGAGCCGGCGCAGGTCGAGCAGGCAGCGGCCGACGCGAGCCCGCCGCCGTCCGAGGCCGCCACGGTGGAGAAGGAGAGCGGCACGTCCGAGACGGCCGCCGAGAAGGGAGACGCCCAGTGA
- a CDS encoding NADH-quinone oxidoreductase subunit D, translated as MADQDLYSGSSETTEGRVFTVTGQDWDSIAEGLAEDEAQERIVVNMGPQHPSTHGVLRLILELEGETVTEARAGIGYLHTGIEKNMEYRTWTQGVTFCTRMDYLSPFFNEMTYVLGIERLLDIEDRVPEKAQVMRVLLMELNRISSHLVAIATGGMELGALTVMTIGFRERELVLDLFELITGLRMNHAFIRPGGVAQDMPPGALDEIRGFVALMKKRLPEYADLCNANPIFKGRLEGIGHLDLAGCLALGLTGPVLRSTGYPWDLRKTQPYCGYETYDFDVQTWDTSDSYGRFRIRLNEMWESLRIIEQAADRLAGLDGAPVMIEDKKIGWPSQLAIGSDGMGNSLDHIRHIMGESMEALIHHFKLVTEGFRVPPGQAYVPVESPRGELGAHVVSDGGTRPFRAHFRDPSFTNLQATSVMAEGGMVADVIVAIASIDPVMGGVDR; from the coding sequence ATGGCCGACCAGGATCTCTACTCCGGCTCCAGCGAGACGACCGAGGGCCGGGTCTTCACCGTCACCGGGCAGGACTGGGACTCGATCGCCGAGGGCCTGGCCGAGGACGAGGCGCAGGAGCGCATCGTCGTCAACATGGGCCCCCAGCACCCTTCGACCCACGGGGTGCTCCGGCTGATCCTCGAGCTCGAGGGCGAGACGGTGACCGAGGCGCGGGCCGGCATCGGCTACCTGCACACCGGCATCGAGAAGAACATGGAGTACCGCACCTGGACGCAGGGCGTGACGTTCTGCACCCGGATGGACTACCTCAGCCCGTTCTTCAACGAGATGACCTACGTGCTCGGGATCGAGCGGCTCCTCGACATCGAGGACCGGGTGCCCGAGAAGGCCCAGGTCATGCGGGTCCTGCTCATGGAGCTCAACCGGATCTCCTCCCACCTGGTCGCCATCGCGACCGGTGGCATGGAGCTCGGTGCGCTGACCGTGATGACGATCGGCTTCCGCGAGCGCGAGCTGGTGCTCGACCTGTTCGAGCTGATCACCGGCCTGCGGATGAACCACGCGTTCATCCGTCCCGGTGGCGTCGCCCAGGACATGCCGCCGGGCGCGCTCGACGAGATCCGCGGCTTCGTGGCGCTGATGAAGAAGCGGTTGCCGGAGTACGCCGACCTCTGCAACGCGAACCCGATCTTCAAGGGGCGCCTCGAGGGCATCGGCCACCTCGACCTCGCCGGCTGCCTGGCGCTCGGCCTCACCGGCCCGGTGCTGCGCAGCACCGGCTACCCGTGGGACCTGCGCAAGACCCAGCCGTACTGCGGCTACGAGACCTACGACTTCGACGTCCAGACGTGGGACACCTCCGACTCCTACGGCCGGTTCCGCATCCGCTTGAACGAGATGTGGGAGTCGCTGCGGATCATCGAGCAGGCCGCCGACCGGCTGGCCGGTCTCGACGGCGCCCCGGTGATGATCGAGGACAAGAAGATCGGCTGGCCCAGCCAGCTTGCGATCGGCAGCGACGGCATGGGCAACAGCCTCGACCACATCCGCCACATCATGGGTGAGTCGATGGAGGCGCTGATCCACCACTTCAAGCTGGTCACCGAGGGCTTCCGGGTGCCGCCCGGCCAGGCCTACGTGCCGGTGGAGTCCCCGCGTGGCGAGCTCGGCGCCCACGTCGTGTCCGACGGCGGCACCCGCCCGTTCCGCGCGCACTTCCGCGACCCGTCGTTCACCAACCTGCAGGCGACCAGCGTGATGGCCGAGGGCGGCATGGTCGCCGACGTCATCGTCGCGATCGCGTCCATCGATCCGGTCATGGGAGGCGTCGACCGATGA
- a CDS encoding NADH-quinone oxidoreductase subunit A, giving the protein MELYTPVVVLVVLATVFALGGAVMAFAVGPTRYNRVKLDSYECGIEPTPQAVGGGRFPIKYYITAMLFIVFDIEIVFLYPWAVQFDELKFFGLVEMVLFIATVFVAYAYVWRRGGLDWD; this is encoded by the coding sequence ATGGAGCTCTACACGCCCGTGGTCGTCCTGGTCGTCCTGGCGACCGTCTTCGCCCTCGGCGGCGCGGTGATGGCCTTCGCGGTCGGCCCCACCCGGTACAACCGGGTCAAGCTGGACTCCTACGAGTGCGGCATCGAGCCGACTCCGCAGGCGGTCGGCGGCGGGCGGTTCCCGATCAAGTACTACATCACCGCGATGCTCTTCATCGTCTTCGACATCGAGATCGTCTTCCTCTACCCGTGGGCCGTGCAGTTCGACGAGCTGAAGTTCTTCGGGCTGGTCGAGATGGTCTTGTTCATCGCCACGGTCTTCGTCGCCTATGCCTACGTGTGGCGCCGCGGCGGGCTCGATTGGGACTGA
- a CDS encoding NADH-quinone oxidoreductase subunit C translates to MSDDSSDVKPGPKGPEQPAVEQSPENVPAPTGEVHQVGARHGMFGVRGTGDTSGYGGLNQAIVLPGDAQRPYGGWFDEVADGLAAATREAGLEIAAPRVVIHRGEITFHLRREDLLPVAQVLRDDERLRFEFCAGVSGVHYPDETGRELHAVYHLLSMTHNRRIRLEVAVPDADPHIPSIVPVYPTNDWHERETYDMFGIIFDGHPALTRILMPDDWPGHPQRKDYPLGGVPVEYKGGTVPPPDQRRSYN, encoded by the coding sequence GTGAGCGACGACTCCAGCGACGTGAAGCCGGGCCCGAAGGGACCCGAGCAGCCGGCCGTCGAGCAATCCCCGGAGAACGTCCCGGCGCCCACGGGAGAGGTCCATCAGGTCGGCGCGCGCCACGGCATGTTCGGCGTGCGCGGCACCGGTGACACCAGCGGGTACGGCGGCCTCAACCAGGCGATCGTGCTGCCCGGCGACGCCCAGCGGCCCTATGGCGGCTGGTTCGACGAGGTCGCGGACGGCCTGGCCGCAGCGACCCGCGAGGCCGGCCTCGAGATCGCGGCTCCGCGGGTGGTGATCCACCGGGGTGAGATCACCTTCCACCTGCGCCGCGAGGACCTGCTGCCCGTGGCACAGGTGCTGCGTGACGACGAACGGCTGCGCTTCGAGTTCTGCGCCGGCGTCAGCGGGGTGCACTACCCCGACGAGACCGGTCGTGAGCTGCACGCGGTCTACCACCTGCTCTCGATGACCCACAACCGTCGGATCCGCCTCGAGGTCGCCGTCCCGGACGCCGACCCGCACATCCCCTCGATCGTGCCGGTCTACCCGACCAACGACTGGCACGAGCGGGAGACCTACGACATGTTCGGGATCATCTTCGACGGCCACCCGGCGCTCACCCGCATCCTGATGCCGGACGACTGGCCCGGCCACCCGCAGCGCAAGGACTACCCGCTCGGGGGCGTTCCCGTGGAGTACAAGGGCGGCACGGTCCCCCCGCCCGACCAGCGGAGGAGCTACAACTGA